GAATGGGACTCTTATCTTTATTGGTCTCTCTCGCTCTCTCATCTCTAGTACTGGCATTATCTCAACTACTTCAAACCCAGCCTTCTCAACAACTTGCCTAAGCTGCTCCATGTTTTCTATTGCAATCTTTATAATATACTTTTTGCTTGTAAACTTATTAATCTCGATGATCTCGTCAAATTCTTCAAGTTTTTCAGGAGTTTCGGTTTTGATTATCAGTATTACCATATTCTCTGCTCTCTCAAGTTCTGGAGAAATTTTTATTGTATATCCTCTGATTATTCCCTCTTTTTCTAGTTTTTCTAATCTTGCTCTTACAGTGGGTCTGCTTACTCCTAGAATTTCTGCTAATTCAGAGATGCTAAGCCTTGAGTTGTCCCTCAGTAGATATATGATCTTTAAGTCAATTTCATCAAGCTTTACCATTTGGACCCTCCTACAAGTATTCACATTTATCATGGTTATCAAACTATAAAAATTTTCCTATGTTAATTTACATTTTGTTAAGAAATAACTTCAATAATTCTCCTAATAGACTATATAACAGAGGTGAATCTCATGGACGTGAATATTAAAATTACTGGAATGAGTTGCGCTTCCTGTGTTAAAACTATAGAGCTAGCTCTTAGAGAACTAGAGGGTATAAAGGATGTTAAAGTAAACTTAGCGACAGAAAGTGCATATGTTAAATTCGACGAATCTGTGGTTAATATAACTCAAATCATTAGAGCAATAGAGAGTGTTGGCTATGGTGTCGTAAGAGAAAAGAGAGATGTAGTAATTAAAATCGGCGGCATGACTTGTGCGTCGTGTGTAAAAACGATAGAAGTTGCCCTAAAAGAGTTACCGGGGGTACTGGACGTTAAAGTAAACCTTGCCACTGAGAAGGCAACTGTCAGTTATGATCCAACATTAGTAGATATGGAAGATATTCAAAAGACCATAGAAGAGTTTGGTTATCAATTTTTGGGTGTTGAAGGAGAAGAGAGTGTGGATATTGAAAAAGAAGCAAGAGAAAGACATCTAAAAGATATGAAGAAAAAACTTATTGTTGCTTGGACATTCGGTGGAATTATAACTCTAATGACTTATAGATGGCTTTTGGGCTTTGAGTTTGAGATCCCTTACATGCTCTGGATACAGTTTGTCTTAGCGACACCAGTCATAGCGTACTCAGGAAAAGAAATGTTCATAAAAGCCGTTAGGTCTTTGAGACATAAGACGCTCAACATGGATGTGATGTACTCAATGGGTGTAGGGTCAGCATACATTGCTAGCGTGCTTGCAACAGTTGGTATTTTGCCCAAGGAATACAACTTCTATGAAGCAAGTGTGCTCTTATTGGCATTCTTGCTTTTGGGTAGGTATTTAGAGCACGTAGCGAAGGGCAGAACTAGTGAGGCAATTAAGAAGCTCATGGGTCTGCAGGCCAAGAAAGCAACTATAATCAGGGATGGAAAGGAAATTGAGATACCTGTGAGCCAGGTTAAAGTTGGAGACATTGTGATTGTCAAGCCTGGAGAAAAGATCCCCGTTGATGGTATAGTACTTGAAGGGGAAAGCTATGTTGATGAATCTATGATTACAGGAGAACCAATTCCAAATTTGAAGAAGAAAGGCGATGAAGTTATTGGTGGAACTATAAACAGAAACTCTGTCTTAAAGATTGAGGCAAAAAGAGTTGGGGGAGACACGGTTTTAGCTCAAATAATTAAACTCGTTGAGGAAGCTCAGAACACTAGACCACCAATACAAAGGATAGCTGATAGAATAGTGACTTACTTTATTCCTGTAGTGTTAACAATAGGCTTAATCTCCTTTGCATATTGGGGATTCATAGCAAAGCAGCCGCTCATCTTTGCATTCACCACGCTGATTAGCGTCTTAGTGATAGCATGTCCATGTGCCTTTGGACTGGCAACTCCAACGGCCCTAACGGTTGGAATGGGCAAAGGGGCT
This region of Thermococcus sp. MV5 genomic DNA includes:
- a CDS encoding heavy metal translocating P-type ATPase; the encoded protein is MDVNIKITGMSCASCVKTIELALRELEGIKDVKVNLATESAYVKFDESVVNITQIIRAIESVGYGVVREKRDVVIKIGGMTCASCVKTIEVALKELPGVLDVKVNLATEKATVSYDPTLVDMEDIQKTIEEFGYQFLGVEGEESVDIEKEARERHLKDMKKKLIVAWTFGGIITLMTYRWLLGFEFEIPYMLWIQFVLATPVIAYSGKEMFIKAVRSLRHKTLNMDVMYSMGVGSAYIASVLATVGILPKEYNFYEASVLLLAFLLLGRYLEHVAKGRTSEAIKKLMGLQAKKATIIRDGKEIEIPVSQVKVGDIVIVKPGEKIPVDGIVLEGESYVDESMITGEPIPNLKKKGDEVIGGTINRNSVLKIEAKRVGGDTVLAQIIKLVEEAQNTRPPIQRIADRIVTYFIPVVLTIGLISFAYWGFIAKQPLIFAFTTLISVLVIACPCAFGLATPTALTVGMGKGAEMGILIKNGEVLEIARKATVVLFDKTGTLTKGKPEVTDVITFGIDEKELLELVASAEKRSEHPLGEAIVRKAQELGLELEEPEQFETITGKGVKAKVRGREVLAGNRKLLRENGYSIERIEKTLHKLEDKAKTAIIIAIDGEIVGVIGIADTIKEHAKEAIEELHKMGKKVGMITGDNRRTANAIAKQLGVDYVLAEVLPQDKANEVRKLQEKGEVVIFVGDGINDAPALAQADIGIAVSSGTDIAMESGEIVLMRNDIRDVVKAIKLSQKTLSKIKQNFFWAMIYNIILIPIAAGLAYILLGIQFQPEWAAGAMSLSSVSVVSNSLLLKRTRI
- a CDS encoding TRASH domain-containing protein — its product is MVKLDEIDLKIIYLLRDNSRLSISELAEILGVSRPTVRARLEKLEKEGIIRGYTIKISPELERAENMVILIIKTETPEKLEEFDEIIEINKFTSKKYIIKIAIENMEQLRQVVEKAGFEVVEIMPVLEMRERERPIKIRVPFKCDYCGKDIVEEPIVYKYRNKVYFFCCETCFREFKKARENLEKVRLSKEQKVKNTHSHQDHTHS